AAATTAGTTGAAATTTTATTTGAAAAAGATGCCGTAGTTCAAGTTGGTCAAACTATAGCTATCATCGAAGTAGAAGGTGAAGATGCAGGAAATGCCGTAGCGCAACCAGAGCCAGTAAAAGAAACTACTTCTGAAGCAGTTGCTGAAGTAGAAAAAACTATAGAAGTAGCTAAAGAAACAACAACTTCTATAGATACTTCGTCTAGCGATCGCTTTTACTCACCATTAGTAAAAAGTATAGCAGAGAAAGAAGGTATTTCTCTTTCTGAATTAGAAGGAGTTAATGGAACTGGTAAAGATGGTAGAGTTACTAAAAACGATATTCTTGATTATGTTAACAATAGAGGTAAAGCTCCTGTAAAAACTAACGATGCTATTCAATTTGATATTGAAAAACCTAAAAAGGTTGAATCTGCTCCAATTACAATGAGTGGAGAAGATGAAATTATTGAAATGAGTAGAATGGGGAAACTGATCTCTAAACATATGGTAGATTCAGTACAAACTTCTCCTCACGTTCAATCTTTTATAGAGATCGATGTAACAAATATTGTTAACTGGAGAAATAAAGTTAAAAATGCTTTCCAACAAAGAGAAGGAGAGAAGTTAACATTTACTCCAATCTTTATGCAAGCTGTTGCACAAACGATAAAGAAACATCCTATGATCAATATTTCTTTAGATGGAGATAAGATCATCAAGAGAGGGAATATTAACTTAGGTATGGCTGCTGCACTTCCTGACGGAAACTTAATTGTACCAGTAATTAAAAATGCTGATGAATTAAGTTTGGTAGGAATGACTAAAAAAGTTAACGATTTAGCTACTAGATCAAGAGCTAATAAGTTAAAGCCAGATGATATTCAAGGAGGAACATACACAGTTACTAACATTGGTAGTTTTGGTAGTATTACAGGTACACCAATTATAAATCAACCGCAGGTAGCAATTTTGGCTTTAGGAGCTATTATAAAGAAACCAGCTGTTATAGAAACTCCACAAGGAGATTTAATTGGTATCCGTCACAAAATGATTGTTTCTCATTCTTACGATCATAGAGTAGTAAAT
This genomic stretch from Tenacibaculum jejuense harbors:
- a CDS encoding dihydrolipoamide acetyltransferase family protein — protein: MAKFELKLPKMGESVAEATITSWLKEVGDTIEMDDTIVEVATDKVDSEVPSEVDGKLVEILFEKDAVVQVGQTIAIIEVEGEDAGNAVAQPEPVKETTSEAVAEVEKTIEVAKETTTSIDTSSSDRFYSPLVKSIAEKEGISLSELEGVNGTGKDGRVTKNDILDYVNNRGKAPVKTNDAIQFDIEKPKKVESAPITMSGEDEIIEMSRMGKLISKHMVDSVQTSPHVQSFIEIDVTNIVNWRNKVKNAFQQREGEKLTFTPIFMQAVAQTIKKHPMINISLDGDKIIKRGNINLGMAAALPDGNLIVPVIKNADELSLVGMTKKVNDLATRSRANKLKPDDIQGGTYTVTNIGSFGSITGTPIINQPQVAILALGAIIKKPAVIETPQGDLIGIRHKMIVSHSYDHRVVNGALGGMFIKTFKDIIEAWDPNQDF